The window ccccccttcctccccctccagcacccaccaccccccctcccacccttcccctcctcacaGGGTGCCACAGGACCCctattttggggggggtgcCAGCACCAGGGGGAGGGCCGGgtgactccccccccccctttttttgtgtgcccccccccccccccccccccagacctgAGCAGGTCGGTGACAGCGCGGCAGAAACTGGAGGCGCAGCTGACAGAGAACAATATCGTGAAAGAGGTGGGTGAAGCCCAAAACCCCCCCTCTAAGGGtgaccccccacacacaccctaCTGACCCCCCACACACCCTactgacccccccccaaaaaaacccaggagctggagctgctggatgCCACCAACACCATTTTCAAGCTGATGGGGCCAGTGTTGGTAAAACAAGATATGGAAGAAGCCAAAACCACCGTCAGCAAACGCCTGGATTACATCACTGGCGAAATGTAGGTACtcggggggaggggggacacgggggggggcaaggggatTTTGGGAGGGCTGTGGCATTCatatacccccccccccccaaaaaaatttGGCAGCAAGCGCTACGAGCAGCAGATGCAGGAGCTGGAACGACGCTCGGAGCAGCAGCGAGAGACGCTGGGgcggctgcagcaggagctccAGCGGGCGCAGGGAAAAGCTTAGCTGTTTTTTGGGGGCCCCTCCACCAtttatttttgggggggggggggtccttgTACCCCAAACTCCCTCCCCAATTCACATTAAACCCCTtcccaaaacagaaacaacGCTGTGAGCGTCGGGTGTCCCCGCTCCTTCCCGTAGTGTCTTTATTGCCGTAGTGTCACAGCCCCAGCACGGGGGGCCTCCCCCTAgattaatttgggggggggggggcacccctaAAAGAGGGCGCGGGTGATCTTGCGGCCGGTGGCTTTGATTTTAGGGAAGGTGGAGCTGAGCTCGGCCCCCCGGGGttgagatggggggggggcaaagaccgggacccccccccaattcCCGGGGGCGTAGGGCGAAATCCAGGCTGGTCCCCGTCATGGCGTAGAAGACGTTGGCGGAGGGGGGTAGGAGCAGTTCTGGGGGGGGCAAAGAGGGGGTGAAGGGgtattttttggggggggggggtttaggGGTGCCCCCCCCGCAAAGCAAAAGCTCACCTCGGTTTTCggggagcagctggagcagctggaagCGGGGGGCAGCACCCGGATCCTGCCCGTGTTTCTCCAGCACTTTGGCCACCACGGCCGGGGTCTTGTCCTGGCTGGtgatctgggggggggggggggggcatggcgAGGTGGGGGGGTCAGCACCCCCAAAATCCACCccccttggattttttttttgaggggggaggCTTTTGGGGTGGTGATGGggacaccccccctccccaaaatccCCTTCCTTGTATTTTTAGAGGGGGGGACACTCCTGAAagtgattttgggggggggggtggacaCGGTATACAAAACTAAAAGCCGCCCCCCAGGATtttgggggtcctgggggaccccaatttttttttttgggggggggtgggttcCTCACCAGGATGCTCTTGTAGAGGCTGCCGTTGTGCAGTTCCATGCGGGCCCGGATGATGCGGCAGTCGGtggggggggccccccccggccgccccccgcccccccccgggtcTCCCCCAGCTTTAGGGGGGGAAGGTTGAGCCACAAGAGGCTGAACGTCGGtgaccccggggggggggacaatgtccctggggggggggacagggacggcagcggggggggggcggccgcctTGTCCAGCGCCGACACCGATGGCCACTTcacctggggaggggggtgacagggtgggggggggcaccccaaTACCCCCCCCCGGATTTGGGGGGGCTTTTGGGGTGGTGATGGTAGCACCctggatttttttgggggggggcaccctgtaaccccccccttgaattttttgggggggttggggtgctGATGGGATCGAGACACCCCaaatcttcccccccccccgcattttttttgggggggggggtgtcttacCTGCTCCAGGCGcgagggcagctgggggggggcccgAGGGGGGGGACACGAGCACATCGGGGGGGCAGGGTTGGTCCCAGGTCACTGAGGGGGTCCCCACGGATCTcaggagcctggggggggggggggtcaggggtgAGGGGGGGGCACACATGGGGTGCAcccacccctctccccccccccccactcacTCTGCGCAGTGCGTGATGACCAGGGGCGGGTTTgagggggcgcgggggggggtccccggggggcTCGATCTCGtaggagaggctgtggctgcgGAGAGACGGGAGGGGACGCGCTGGgacctgccacccccccccccccccccacgtgGGGACGTGTCCCCCGTCTGCCAgagtccccccccccaccccaggaggTGCCACCCATGTGCCAGGACACCCCACTTGtgc is drawn from Aquila chrysaetos chrysaetos unplaced genomic scaffold, bAquChr1.4, whole genome shotgun sequence and contains these coding sequences:
- the PFDN6 gene encoding prefoldin subunit 6 isoform X2, with product MAEQIQKKLQGELEKYQQLQKDLSRSVTARQKLEAQLTENNIVKEELELLDATNTIFKLMGPVLVKQDMEEAKTTVSKRLDYITGEIKRYEQQMQELERRSEQQRETLGRLQQELQRAQGKA
- the PFDN6 gene encoding prefoldin subunit 6 isoform X1; translated protein: MGCAGAELRGRGRGASRGRWRAGPGQSRFLREASGEAPPMAEQIQKKLQGELEKYQQLQKDLSRSVTARQKLEAQLTENNIVKEELELLDATNTIFKLMGPVLVKQDMEEAKTTVSKRLDYITGEIKRYEQQMQELERRSEQQRETLGRLQQELQRAQGKA